In Cupriavidus basilensis, one genomic interval encodes:
- a CDS encoding 50S ribosomal protein L25/general stress protein Ctc → MKVVAFERSVQGTGASRRLRNAGKTPGIIYGGAAEPKMIELDHNALFHALKKEAFHSSILDLEVEGKAEKALLRAFQMHPFKPLVLHVDFQRVSATDKIHVKVPLHFMNQENAPGVKLGHGIVNHILNELEVSCLPADLPEFIEVDLGNAELGQTLHLSDVKLPKGVSAITHGDENPAIASISLPAGGVSEAAEGETPAA, encoded by the coding sequence ATGAAAGTAGTAGCCTTCGAGCGTAGCGTACAGGGAACGGGTGCGAGCCGCCGCCTGCGCAACGCCGGCAAGACCCCCGGCATCATCTATGGCGGCGCAGCCGAACCCAAGATGATCGAACTCGATCACAACGCACTGTTCCACGCGCTGAAGAAAGAAGCATTCCACTCGTCGATTCTCGACCTCGAAGTGGAAGGCAAGGCTGAAAAGGCCCTGCTGCGCGCTTTCCAGATGCACCCGTTCAAGCCGCTGGTCCTGCACGTTGACTTCCAACGCGTGTCGGCCACCGACAAGATCCACGTCAAGGTGCCGCTGCACTTCATGAACCAGGAAAACGCCCCGGGCGTGAAGCTGGGCCATGGCATCGTCAACCACATCCTGAACGAACTGGAAGTGTCGTGCCTGCCGGCCGACCTGCCTGAGTTCATCGAAGTGGACCTGGGCAATGCAGAACTGGGCCAGACCCTGCACCTGTCCGACGTGAAGCTGCCGAAGGGCGTGAGCGCCATCACCCACGGTGACGAAAACCCCGCTATCGCCAGCATCTCGCTGCCGGCCGGCGGCGTGTCGGAAGCTGCCGAAGGCGAAACGCCTGCTGCCTGA
- a CDS encoding ribose-phosphate pyrophosphokinase: protein MSSEGLMVFTGNANPKLAEAVVQHLGIPLGKAQVGRFSDGEVQVEIQENVRGKHVIVLQSTCAPTNDNLMELMVMVDALKRASARSITAAMPYFGYARQDRRPRSARVAISAKVVANMLEVAGVERVLTMDLHADQIQGFFDIPVDNIYASPVLLGDLREKNYGNLLVVSPDVGGVVRARALAKQLNCDLAIIDKRRPKANVAEVMNIIGEVDGRNCVIMDDMIDTGGTLCKAAQVLKERGALKVFAYCTHPVLSGGAAARIADSELDEVVVCDTIPLRDDAIQSGKIRQLSTASLLAETFTRIVKGDSIMSLFADS from the coding sequence ATGAGCAGCGAAGGCTTGATGGTTTTTACCGGCAACGCCAACCCCAAACTCGCGGAGGCTGTCGTTCAGCACCTCGGCATCCCGCTCGGGAAGGCCCAGGTCGGTCGGTTCTCCGACGGCGAAGTCCAAGTTGAAATCCAGGAAAATGTTCGCGGCAAGCACGTCATCGTGCTGCAGTCCACCTGCGCGCCGACCAACGACAACCTGATGGAACTGATGGTGATGGTCGATGCGCTCAAGCGCGCTTCGGCACGCAGCATCACTGCCGCCATGCCCTACTTTGGCTATGCCCGCCAGGACCGCCGCCCGCGTTCGGCGCGCGTCGCGATCTCGGCCAAGGTGGTAGCCAACATGCTGGAAGTTGCCGGCGTCGAGCGCGTCCTGACCATGGACCTCCACGCCGACCAGATCCAGGGCTTCTTCGATATCCCGGTTGATAACATCTACGCCTCCCCGGTTCTGCTGGGCGACCTGCGCGAGAAGAACTACGGCAATCTGCTGGTGGTCTCGCCCGACGTCGGCGGCGTGGTGCGCGCCCGTGCGCTGGCCAAGCAGTTGAACTGCGACCTGGCCATCATCGACAAGCGTCGTCCCAAGGCCAACGTGGCCGAAGTGATGAACATCATCGGTGAAGTCGACGGCCGCAACTGCGTGATCATGGATGACATGATCGACACCGGCGGCACCCTGTGCAAGGCGGCCCAGGTGCTCAAGGAACGCGGCGCGCTGAAGGTATTCGCTTACTGTACCCACCCGGTCCTGTCCGGTGGCGCGGCTGCCCGCATCGCCGACTCCGAACTGGATGAAGTGGTGGTGTGCGACACGATTCCGCTGCGCGACGATGCGATCCAGTCCGGCAAGATTCGCCAGCTCTCGACCGCATCGCTGCTGGCAGAGACCTTTACCCGGATCGTCAAGGGCGACTCGATCATGTCGCTGTTTGCCGATTCCTGA
- the ispE gene encoding 4-(cytidine 5'-diphospho)-2-C-methyl-D-erythritol kinase — translation MSTARTLPAPALRGCPAPAKLNLFLHVTGRRADGYHTLQTVFQLVDWSDTLDFFRRDDGRIERISDVPGVPAQSDLIVRAAQALQQAGGTRFGADIAIAKRLPMGGGIGGGSSDAATTLLALNHLWGLGLGRDELKRIGLSLGADVPFFVHGENAFAQGIGEELTTVELPESWFVIIHPRQHVPTAAIFSDKRLTRDTAISIIADFTGCTNKFGFGRNDLEAIATVKFGEVARALEWLRQYSPHARMTGSGACVFARFNDEQTAQQVLDRLPPEWDGRCAKSLSQHPLATLA, via the coding sequence ATGAGCACGGCCCGCACCTTGCCTGCGCCGGCGCTGCGCGGCTGCCCGGCGCCCGCCAAGCTGAATCTCTTCCTGCATGTGACCGGACGCCGCGCGGATGGCTACCACACGCTGCAGACGGTTTTCCAACTGGTGGACTGGAGCGATACGCTCGACTTCTTCCGCCGCGATGATGGCCGCATCGAGCGCATCAGCGACGTGCCGGGCGTACCGGCGCAGAGCGACCTGATCGTGCGCGCCGCGCAGGCCTTGCAGCAAGCTGGCGGCACCCGCTTTGGCGCGGACATCGCGATTGCCAAGCGGCTGCCGATGGGCGGCGGCATCGGCGGCGGATCGTCGGACGCGGCGACCACGCTGCTGGCACTGAATCATCTTTGGGGGCTGGGCCTGGGACGCGACGAACTCAAGCGCATCGGCCTTTCGCTAGGTGCCGACGTGCCGTTCTTCGTGCATGGAGAAAACGCATTCGCGCAAGGGATTGGCGAGGAACTGACGACGGTCGAATTGCCTGAAAGCTGGTTCGTGATCATCCATCCACGGCAGCATGTTCCGACCGCTGCAATTTTTTCAGACAAGCGCTTGACAAGGGATACAGCGATCTCCATAATAGCGGACTTCACTGGATGCACAAACAAGTTCGGTTTCGGTCGCAACGACCTGGAAGCGATAGCAACAGTGAAGTTCGGCGAAGTTGCCCGAGCCCTTGAATGGTTGAGACAGTACAGTCCACATGCAAGGATGACCGGTTCCGGAGCCTGCGTGTTTGCACGATTCAACGACGAGCAAACTGCGCAGCAGGTACTAGACCGGTTGCCTCCCGAATGGGATGGCAGGTGTGCGAAGAGTTTATCGCAACACCCACTCGCAACGCTCGCATAA
- the lolB gene encoding lipoprotein insertase outer membrane protein LolB encodes MPTSRRLALLCLSAPLWLAACASITPTRQFDAGETAQARDLSGRFAANYVRYGRDEGVQGSFQWHEQGRNVRLDLISPLGQTLAVVTSTPSGATLDLPNQPPRNAPEVDTLLEEALGFSLPVAGLRDWLHARPAPGSPARTTRDDNGRLATLAQNGWTVRYVAWQEAAPTTPSTPAAASPRRIDLARDGAANPLSVRLVIDPEQAQ; translated from the coding sequence ATGCCCACATCCCGACGCCTTGCCCTGCTCTGCCTGAGCGCCCCCTTATGGCTCGCCGCCTGCGCCAGCATCACGCCCACGCGGCAGTTCGACGCCGGCGAGACCGCCCAGGCTCGCGACCTCAGCGGCCGCTTCGCCGCCAACTACGTGCGCTACGGCCGCGATGAAGGCGTCCAGGGCAGCTTCCAGTGGCATGAGCAAGGCCGCAATGTGCGCCTGGACCTGATCTCGCCGCTGGGCCAGACCCTGGCGGTCGTCACCTCCACGCCTTCGGGGGCCACGCTCGACCTGCCCAACCAGCCACCGCGCAACGCGCCCGAAGTCGATACCTTGCTGGAAGAAGCGCTTGGATTTTCGCTGCCGGTGGCGGGCCTGCGCGACTGGCTGCACGCCCGCCCCGCGCCCGGCAGCCCGGCGCGCACCACGCGTGACGACAACGGACGGCTGGCTACCCTGGCGCAGAACGGCTGGACCGTGCGCTACGTGGCATGGCAGGAAGCCGCACCCACGACACCATCCACGCCGGCCGCGGCGAGTCCGCGCCGCATCGACCTCGCGCGCGACGGCGCAGCCAACCCGCTCTCGGTACGCCTGGTCATCGATCCGGAGCAAGCACAATGA
- a CDS encoding tetratricopeptide repeat protein: MSDRLDRTPMTTAQLLSPRRPLRHRLAATAAAAVAVCALAPLASHAAPADGKPAMKVAAEATTPIRSNPLPPKMPLPTVPLTADILYRVLAAEISVQRGVVGPAYQTYLELARNTRDPRFAQRATEIAFNARSAQQALDAARLWTELAPTSAGARQVLSTLLVLSGRWDEAEPLLALQLNGVPPSQRPEAILQMQQQLSRTSDPAGAAALLQRLVANDLKSAETHLALARAKEAASDIPGALAELDEAQRIRPDFEGAALMAAELRADSAPDQAIAGLKAFVNKAPASVNGHITLARLYLQQNDLQAARAEFETLRKIAPKDPRVPLALGLTSLQSKRYDEAELYLKEYLQLAEQVPAASPDIAYQYLAQIAEEKKDYPAAVAWLDRIDDARLAPAAAVKRAQLLGRMGKLDDAQAVFNDMLADAEDIPEPDQRAQRMTAIRQAEVGMLIDAKSYDRARKVLDERAAAEPDNSDWVYELAMLDEREKRYDSMEKLLRRVIAMQPEAKQGYNALGYSLADRNVRLPEALQLLEKASALGPDDPYIMDSLAWVKFRLGQLQPAAELLRNAYAKAPEAEIGAHLGEVLWQLGQQDEARKTWTEAAKIEPDNVILIDTLRRYNVPLSALSK, translated from the coding sequence ATGTCGGACCGCCTGGACCGTACCCCGATGACCACCGCTCAACTTCTCTCCCCCCGGCGGCCGCTGCGTCACAGGCTCGCGGCCACGGCTGCGGCCGCGGTGGCAGTCTGCGCCCTGGCGCCGCTTGCCAGCCACGCCGCGCCCGCGGACGGCAAGCCCGCGATGAAGGTCGCCGCGGAGGCCACGACGCCAATCCGCTCGAACCCGCTGCCGCCGAAGATGCCGCTGCCGACGGTGCCGCTCACCGCGGACATCCTCTATCGGGTGCTGGCCGCGGAAATCTCCGTCCAGCGCGGCGTGGTCGGCCCCGCTTACCAGACGTATCTGGAACTGGCTCGTAATACGCGCGACCCGCGCTTTGCCCAACGCGCCACCGAGATCGCGTTCAATGCCCGCAGCGCCCAGCAAGCGCTTGACGCCGCGCGGCTGTGGACCGAGCTTGCGCCCACCTCCGCCGGTGCGCGGCAGGTGCTGTCGACCCTGCTGGTCCTTAGCGGCCGATGGGACGAAGCCGAACCCCTGCTGGCTCTGCAGCTCAATGGCGTGCCGCCGAGCCAGCGGCCGGAGGCCATCCTGCAGATGCAGCAGCAGCTTTCGCGCACCAGCGACCCCGCCGGCGCGGCCGCGCTGCTGCAGCGCCTGGTGGCGAACGACCTGAAATCGGCCGAAACTCACCTTGCCCTTGCGCGCGCCAAGGAAGCCGCCAGCGATATTCCCGGCGCCCTGGCCGAGCTCGACGAGGCCCAGAGGATCCGCCCCGACTTCGAAGGCGCCGCGCTGATGGCTGCCGAGTTGCGCGCCGACAGCGCGCCGGACCAGGCCATTGCCGGGCTCAAGGCGTTCGTCAACAAGGCCCCGGCCTCGGTCAACGGGCACATCACGCTGGCCCGCCTCTACCTGCAGCAAAACGACCTGCAGGCCGCGCGCGCGGAGTTCGAGACGCTGCGCAAGATTGCGCCGAAGGATCCGCGTGTGCCGCTCGCCCTCGGCCTCACCAGCCTGCAGTCCAAGCGCTACGACGAAGCCGAGCTGTACCTGAAGGAATACCTGCAACTCGCCGAGCAAGTGCCGGCGGCCAGCCCGGATATCGCCTACCAGTACCTGGCGCAGATTGCCGAGGAAAAGAAGGACTACCCGGCGGCCGTAGCCTGGCTCGACCGTATCGACGACGCCCGCCTCGCGCCGGCTGCAGCCGTCAAGCGCGCGCAGTTGCTGGGCCGCATGGGCAAGCTCGACGACGCCCAGGCGGTATTCAACGACATGCTGGCCGATGCCGAGGATATACCCGAGCCCGACCAGCGCGCGCAGCGCATGACCGCTATCCGCCAGGCAGAAGTTGGCATGCTGATCGACGCCAAGTCCTATGACCGCGCCCGCAAGGTGCTGGATGAACGCGCCGCGGCGGAGCCCGACAACTCGGACTGGGTCTATGAACTCGCCATGCTCGATGAGCGCGAGAAGCGCTACGACAGCATGGAAAAGCTGCTGCGCCGCGTGATCGCCATGCAGCCGGAAGCCAAGCAGGGCTATAACGCCCTGGGCTATTCGCTTGCGGACCGCAACGTGCGCCTGCCCGAGGCCCTCCAGCTGCTGGAAAAAGCCTCCGCGCTGGGCCCGGACGATCCCTACATCATGGATAGCCTGGCCTGGGTCAAGTTCCGCCTGGGCCAGCTGCAACCGGCCGCTGAGCTGCTGCGCAACGCGTACGCCAAGGCGCCCGAGGCCGAAATCGGCGCCCACCTCGGTGAGGTGCTGTGGCAGCTCGGCCAGCAGGACGAGGCCCGCAAGACCTGGACCGAAGCCGCCAAGATCGAGCCGGATAACGTCATCCTGATCGACACCCTGCGCCGCTATAACGTCCCGCTCTCCGCGCTGTCCAAGTAG
- the mutM gene encoding bifunctional DNA-formamidopyrimidine glycosylase/DNA-(apurinic or apyrimidinic site) lyase has product MPELPEVEVTRRGLLPHVVGRRIADVVVRHRGLRWPVEPDLESQLAGRVIARIERRGKYLLLECVRPDGEAPGWLLIHLGMTGTLRVLPQAPPPGTHDHLDLVLAEADGAGDAQPGAAASSLVLRFRDPRRFGAVLWSLLEESQLPTHPLLSKLGIEPFDPRFDGAWLYRLGRGRSAAIKTVLLAGDIVVGVGNIYASESLFAAGIRPTTPAGRLSLARCERLAEAVRDTLARAIERGGSTLRDFVGSDGSNGYFQLDCAVYDRAGHPCRVCGTTIRQIVQGQRSTFYCPSCQR; this is encoded by the coding sequence ATGCCTGAGTTGCCGGAGGTCGAAGTGACCCGGCGCGGCTTGCTGCCGCATGTGGTTGGGCGGCGCATTGCCGACGTGGTGGTGCGCCATCGCGGCCTGCGCTGGCCGGTCGAGCCGGATCTGGAGTCGCAGCTGGCCGGGCGGGTGATCGCGCGCATCGAGCGGCGTGGCAAATACTTGCTGCTGGAGTGCGTGCGCCCTGACGGCGAGGCTCCCGGATGGCTGCTGATCCACCTTGGCATGACCGGCACGCTGCGGGTGTTGCCTCAGGCGCCACCGCCGGGCACGCACGATCACCTTGACCTGGTCCTTGCCGAGGCCGACGGCGCGGGCGATGCGCAGCCCGGCGCAGCCGCCAGCAGCCTGGTGCTGCGCTTTCGCGATCCGAGGCGCTTTGGCGCGGTGCTGTGGAGCCTGCTCGAAGAGTCGCAATTGCCGACCCATCCGCTGCTGAGCAAGCTCGGCATCGAGCCTTTCGACCCGCGTTTCGACGGGGCCTGGCTCTATCGCCTGGGACGCGGGCGCAGCGCGGCCATCAAGACCGTGCTTCTCGCCGGCGACATCGTGGTGGGCGTGGGCAATATCTATGCATCGGAAAGCCTGTTTGCCGCTGGCATCCGCCCCACCACGCCAGCCGGGCGCCTGTCGCTGGCGCGTTGCGAACGCCTGGCCGAGGCCGTGCGCGACACGCTGGCCCGCGCGATCGAGCGCGGCGGCAGCACGTTGCGCGACTTTGTCGGCAGCGATGGCAGCAATGGCTATTTCCAGCTGGATTGCGCCGTGTACGACCGCGCCGGCCATCCATGCCGGGTCTGCGGCACCACCATCCGGCAGATCGTCCAGGGGCAGCGCTCCACGTTCTACTGCCCGAGCTGCCAGCGTTGA
- a CDS encoding dynamin family protein, giving the protein MTTLALQFEQYGAWRTGVLHSLAEFRSWLQQHDLYDAQADERVQRIQGVLKSDRLKVAFIAEFSRGKSELINAIFFADYGRRILPSSAGRTTMCPTELRYDEAEAPCIRLLPIETRLQEASTADFLDVEAHWHTVPLDPSSPDGMLDAFRHVVETNRVTREMAESLGLYNENDPDAAYALDADGMVEISRWRHAVINFPHPLLRQGLVILDTPGLNAIGTEPELTLRLIPDAHVVVFMLAADAGVTKSDLDLWRSHVSAGHRKGCLAVLNKIDGLWDPLKSPAETAAEITRQVTTSAHVLGIDESRVYPVSAQKGLVAKVTNDDDLLARSGLPQFEHVLSDQLIPQRREIVADQVQRSVEEMARGAQQLLQSRRRSIVEQLFELRGLRGKNHAMVKHMLMRVQSEKEEFEQSIAKFQALRLVFGRHSADIIKSLQLRDVRRTMRERREQMKERFFSRGMREDMDALFVRLGELVSEADQKITQLHQLTDSMYRRFNAEHGFTLPAPIQFVTARYVSELQQTLGLAHTHFGAMNMLTRSRPQLVQSAFSTIATRVLETFRDLNRDIEIWLKSVMTPLEAQVREHQKQLRRRVDSIERIHEATDTLESRIAQLEEVLNGLDDRSGRIESFSRRILQPDADEGQLRAFAA; this is encoded by the coding sequence ATGACAACCCTCGCCCTACAATTCGAACAATACGGCGCCTGGAGAACCGGGGTACTCCACTCCCTGGCCGAATTCCGCTCCTGGCTGCAGCAGCACGATCTCTACGACGCCCAGGCTGATGAACGCGTCCAGCGCATCCAGGGCGTGCTCAAGAGCGACCGGCTCAAGGTGGCGTTCATCGCGGAGTTCTCGCGGGGCAAGAGCGAGCTGATCAACGCGATTTTCTTTGCCGACTACGGCCGTCGCATCCTGCCGTCTTCCGCGGGGCGCACCACGATGTGCCCGACCGAGCTGCGCTACGACGAAGCCGAGGCGCCGTGCATCCGGCTGCTGCCGATCGAGACGCGCCTGCAGGAAGCCTCCACCGCCGATTTCCTTGACGTCGAGGCGCACTGGCATACCGTGCCGCTCGACCCCTCGTCGCCCGATGGCATGCTGGATGCGTTCCGGCACGTGGTCGAGACCAACCGTGTCACGCGCGAGATGGCCGAGTCGCTTGGCCTGTATAACGAGAACGATCCCGACGCCGCCTACGCGCTCGATGCCGACGGCATGGTGGAGATTTCCCGCTGGCGCCACGCGGTCATCAACTTCCCGCATCCGCTGTTGCGCCAGGGCCTGGTCATCCTCGACACGCCGGGCCTGAACGCGATCGGCACCGAGCCCGAGCTGACGCTGCGCCTGATTCCGGACGCGCATGTCGTGGTGTTCATGCTGGCGGCCGACGCCGGCGTGACCAAGAGTGACCTCGACCTCTGGCGCAGCCATGTGAGCGCAGGCCACCGCAAGGGGTGCCTGGCGGTACTTAACAAGATCGATGGCCTGTGGGACCCGCTCAAGTCGCCGGCCGAGACCGCGGCCGAGATCACGCGCCAGGTCACCACCAGCGCTCATGTGCTGGGCATCGACGAGTCACGCGTCTACCCGGTGTCGGCGCAGAAGGGCCTGGTGGCCAAGGTCACCAACGACGACGACTTGCTGGCGCGCAGCGGCCTGCCGCAGTTCGAGCACGTGCTGTCTGACCAGTTGATCCCGCAGCGGCGCGAGATCGTCGCCGACCAGGTGCAGCGCTCGGTCGAGGAAATGGCACGCGGCGCGCAGCAACTGCTGCAAAGCCGCCGCCGCAGCATCGTCGAGCAGTTGTTCGAGCTGCGCGGGCTGCGCGGCAAGAACCACGCGATGGTCAAGCATATGCTGATGCGCGTGCAGTCGGAGAAAGAAGAGTTCGAGCAGAGCATCGCCAAGTTCCAGGCGCTGCGGCTGGTGTTCGGGCGCCATAGCGCGGACATCATCAAGAGCCTGCAGCTGCGCGACGTGCGCCGCACCATGCGCGAGCGCCGCGAGCAGATGAAGGAGCGTTTCTTCTCGCGCGGCATGCGCGAGGACATGGATGCCTTGTTCGTGCGGCTCGGTGAACTGGTCAGCGAGGCCGACCAGAAGATCACCCAGCTTCACCAGCTCACCGACAGCATGTACCGCCGCTTCAATGCCGAGCATGGCTTTACGCTGCCCGCGCCGATCCAGTTTGTCACCGCGCGCTACGTCAGCGAATTGCAGCAGACGCTGGGGTTGGCCCACACGCACTTCGGCGCCATGAACATGCTCACGCGCTCGCGCCCGCAGCTGGTGCAGAGCGCGTTTTCCACCATCGCCACCCGCGTGCTGGAAACCTTCCGGGATCTGAACCGCGATATCGAGATCTGGCTCAAGTCGGTGATGACGCCGCTGGAGGCGCAGGTGCGCGAGCACCAGAAACAGTTGCGCCGCCGGGTCGATTCGATCGAGCGCATCCACGAGGCCACCGACACGCTCGAGAGCCGCATCGCGCAGCTCGAGGAAGTACTCAACGGCCTGGACGATCGCAGCGGGCGCATCGAATCGTTCTCCAGGCGGATCCTGCAGCCGGACGCCGACGAGGGGCAGCTCCGGGCGTTCGCGGCCTGA